One Denticeps clupeoides chromosome 10, fDenClu1.1, whole genome shotgun sequence genomic window carries:
- the LOC114797656 gene encoding forkhead box protein C1 isoform X2 produces the protein MSGRPVTDIPSPEPLKGPWWDQPDLPQAEKLWALTLKAFIPSLKQEEWEAVPDLPEASLLKSDDGKREEWRWCCPGDEVSALPESPAEFQRETRKASQPGQQVPPPHASPMSGEAGSSNSHPKPAVPSQVRGGASSDPGATLASDSSGVHARVPVPASESWHQKEENRTGQRMKIPSSSHRRKDAVHPNAEPDRPGTSAGARRKRETEQECQTKITAAMGVVSLERTGSVRSAGVAQRDGIKRRASPALQRGGGGVSDSSAAGPPAPPLISASAPKRGGDGGEGAGSQSARGGGAPGRIGGLDCCPMCLMPFPAGFSQMDCDGHLAQCLSDMNTDMVW, from the exons CCCTTCTCCAGAACCCCTTAAAGGGCCATGGTGGGACCAGCCAGACCTCCCCCAAGCTGAGAAGTTGTGGGCCCTGACGCTGAAAGCTTTTATTCCCAGTCTGAAGCAGGAAGAGTGGGAGGCAGTGCCTGACCTTCCGGAAGCCTCTTTGTTG AAATCTGACGATGGGAAACGAGAGGAATGGAGGTGGTGTTGCCCTGGTGATGAAGTGAGCGCTTTGCCAGAGTCACCAGCAGAATTTCAGCGTGAGACACGCAAAGCCTCTCAGCCGGGTCAGCAGGTGCCACCTCCTCATGCCAGTCCGATGTCCGGGGAGGCTGGATCTTCTAACAGTCACCCCAAGCCGGCTGTGCCCAGTCAGGTTAGGGGTGGTGCCAGCAGCGACCCCGGTGCCACTCTAGCTTCAGACAGCTCGGGGGTTCATGCCAGAGTGCCTGTGCCAGCATCTGAGAGCTGGCATCAGAAAGAAGAGAATAGAACTGGACAGAGAATGAAAATCCCATCGTCCTCACACAGAAGGAAGGACGCGGTCCATCCCAATGCAGAGCCAGACAGACCCGGAACATCGGCAGGGGCTCGGCGGAAAAGAGAGACGGAGCAAGAGTGTCAGACGAAAATCACCGCAGCGATGGGGGTCGTCTCATTAGAGAGGACGGGAAGCGTCAGGAGCGCGGGAGTAGCACAGAGAGACGGGATCAAACGTCGGGCCTCCCCGGCTCTGCAGCGGGGTGGGGGCGGCGTCTCTGACAGCTCCGCCGCGGGACCCCCCGCGCCTCCTCTCATCTCAGCCTCAGCGCCAAAGCGAGGGGGGGATGGAGGCGAGGGAGCGGGGAGCCAGTCtgccagaggaggaggagcgccaGGTCGGATTGGAGGGTTGGACTGCTGCCCGATGTGCCTGATGCCATTCCCAGCAGG GTTCTCTCAGATGGACTGTGACGGCCACCTTGCTCAGTGCTTGTCGGACATGAACACAGACATGGTGTGGTGA